One Mesorhizobium sp. J428 DNA segment encodes these proteins:
- a CDS encoding LLM class flavin-dependent oxidoreductase, translated as MHRDIAMIAEDVGLDYLFWMGKWMGFGGATGFWQNTIEPMSMASAIAPLTSRLKLFTTINPLLFHPAVAAKIISTIDNISGGRFGINIVTGNTLEELEQMGVVPEGYGDYRYEYADEWIRVMKMLWTQGRSTFEGRFFKLDNCVSDPKPLSKPYPGIVSAGLSSEGLRFAAKHSDYQFVGLRPAEVARVREFAAEEGRTVKVVTSMMLLHGESDAAAEQEFAAIRDDLDTEALENLIHSFERDNRDSYKDRTSYLRQPNTVGFGSGMPVIGAPDTMAQKLAELIVESGIDGIQFTFVDFVKDLKFFGTVVLPKLKALLARHDIVVADAPAARAAA; from the coding sequence CTGCATCGCGACATCGCGATGATCGCGGAGGACGTCGGCCTCGACTACCTGTTCTGGATGGGCAAGTGGATGGGCTTCGGCGGCGCGACCGGCTTCTGGCAGAACACGATCGAGCCGATGAGCATGGCGAGCGCCATCGCGCCGCTGACCAGCCGCCTCAAGCTCTTCACCACGATCAACCCGCTGCTCTTCCATCCCGCGGTCGCGGCCAAGATCATCTCCACCATCGACAACATCAGCGGCGGGCGGTTCGGCATCAATATCGTCACCGGCAACACGCTGGAGGAGTTGGAGCAGATGGGCGTCGTGCCTGAGGGCTACGGCGACTATCGCTACGAATATGCCGACGAATGGATCCGCGTGATGAAGATGCTGTGGACGCAGGGGCGTAGCACGTTCGAAGGCCGCTTCTTCAAGCTCGACAACTGCGTGTCGGACCCCAAGCCGTTGAGCAAGCCCTATCCCGGGATCGTCAGCGCCGGCTTGTCGTCGGAAGGGCTGCGCTTCGCGGCGAAGCACTCCGACTATCAGTTCGTCGGCCTGCGCCCGGCCGAAGTGGCGCGGGTGCGCGAGTTCGCGGCCGAGGAGGGGCGCACCGTCAAGGTCGTCACCTCGATGATGCTGCTGCACGGCGAGAGCGACGCGGCGGCCGAGCAGGAGTTCGCGGCTATCCGCGACGACCTCGACACCGAGGCGCTGGAGAACCTCATCCACTCCTTCGAGCGCGACAACCGCGACTCCTACAAGGACCGCACGTCCTATCTGCGCCAGCCCAACACGGTGGGCTTCGGCTCCGGCATGCCGGTGATCGGCGCACCCGACACGATGGCGCAGAAGCTCGCGGAGCTGATCGTGGAAAGCGGGATTGACGGCATCCAGTTCACCTTCGTCGATTTCGTGAAGGACCTGAAATTCTTCGGCACCGTGGTGCTGCCGAAGCTGAAGGCGCTGCTTGCACGCCACGACATCGTGGTGGCCGACGCGCCGGCCGCGAGGGCGGCCGCATGA
- a CDS encoding GntR family transcriptional regulator, producing MAKRATATKTKGLLRNDAYEQILMAIILGQLPPGGRVDEKQLMRDFKLGQAAVRDALFRLSLEGLVERQARIGTRIGDLGLRELQDVFEARVLIETYAAKLAAERATPEDLATIRASYNGHEAAIAARDIRALVLMDRAFHRSLAAACKNSQIEQAATRLHNNASRFWCFGIQRTSAERHKANIQLHLKVVDAIESRDMAEIDRVLREAMGYYPDSRFVLADPAAAAMSQAAA from the coding sequence ATGGCAAAGAGGGCTACGGCGACGAAGACTAAAGGCCTGCTGCGTAACGACGCCTACGAGCAGATACTGATGGCCATCATCCTTGGCCAGCTCCCTCCGGGCGGTCGTGTCGACGAGAAGCAGCTGATGCGCGATTTCAAGCTCGGTCAGGCGGCTGTCCGCGACGCGCTGTTCCGCCTCTCGCTCGAGGGTCTAGTGGAGCGGCAGGCGCGCATCGGCACGCGTATCGGGGATCTCGGCCTGCGCGAACTGCAGGACGTCTTCGAGGCGCGCGTGCTCATCGAAACCTATGCGGCAAAGCTCGCGGCGGAACGCGCCACGCCGGAGGACCTAGCGACCATTCGCGCGTCCTATAACGGGCATGAAGCGGCGATAGCGGCGCGCGACATACGGGCGCTGGTGCTGATGGATCGGGCGTTTCACCGTTCGCTGGCCGCCGCGTGCAAGAACAGCCAGATCGAACAGGCCGCCACGCGGCTGCACAACAATGCCTCGCGCTTCTGGTGCTTTGGCATCCAGCGCACCTCCGCGGAGCGCCACAAGGCCAATATCCAGCTGCATCTGAAGGTGGTTGACGCGATCGAGAGCCGGGATATGGCCGAGATCGATCGCGTTCTTCGCGAGGCCATGGGCTACTATCCCGACAGCCGTTTCGTGCTGGCGGACCCGGCCGCGGCGGCCATGTCCCAGGCGGCGGCCTGA
- a CDS encoding flavin reductase family protein — MNDRVDLFKLGMRRLAAGVSLITTRDLAGAAHGMIATSVTSVCLTPPSLLTCINKSASSHDALAEAGIFCVNLLAEGADEVATRFSSSKYRDVRFAEGSWGELETGAPVLDDAIASFDCRVTSMIEASTHTIFIGEVVGVKLPDQRVAPLLYIDGAFARCALPA, encoded by the coding sequence ATGAACGACCGCGTCGACCTCTTCAAATTGGGAATGCGTCGCCTCGCGGCCGGCGTGTCGCTGATCACCACGCGCGATCTCGCGGGCGCGGCACACGGAATGATCGCCACGTCCGTCACCTCGGTCTGCCTGACGCCGCCCTCGCTGCTGACCTGCATAAACAAGTCGGCCTCGAGCCATGATGCGCTCGCCGAGGCAGGCATCTTCTGCGTCAATCTCCTGGCCGAGGGCGCCGATGAGGTGGCAACGCGTTTCAGCTCTTCCAAATATCGGGACGTGCGGTTCGCCGAAGGCTCATGGGGCGAGCTTGAGACGGGGGCTCCGGTGCTGGACGACGCCATCGCGAGTTTCGACTGCCGCGTCACCAGCATGATCGAGGCTTCCACGCACACGATTTTCATCGGAGAGGTGGTGGGCGTGAAACTGCCGGACCAGCGGGTCGCGCCACTGCTCTACATCGACGGGGCCTTTGCACGCTGCGCCTTGCCGGCGTGA
- a CDS encoding flavin reductase family protein produces the protein MQPTAESDGPEIDPRAFWGAIGCRAVGAAIVTVAGENGPSGFLALSATHLTASPPTVTVSLDKKTSAAADLLARQAFAINYLSVEGRAVLDVFMMRDGPKGAARFEGLDMRTLATGAPVLPDITGVLDCRVDEVIERYGVYLVVGRIVAFENFKDQRPLVHYQGQVLT, from the coding sequence ATGCAGCCTACTGCGGAAAGCGATGGCCCGGAGATAGATCCACGCGCGTTCTGGGGTGCGATCGGATGCCGCGCGGTCGGCGCCGCGATCGTCACCGTCGCGGGCGAGAACGGCCCTTCCGGATTCCTCGCCCTGTCCGCGACCCACCTGACGGCCAGTCCGCCAACGGTGACGGTTTCGCTGGACAAGAAGACGTCGGCTGCCGCCGATCTGCTCGCCCGGCAAGCCTTCGCGATCAACTACCTGTCCGTCGAGGGACGCGCGGTCCTCGATGTGTTCATGATGCGGGACGGGCCCAAGGGGGCCGCCCGTTTCGAGGGGCTCGACATGCGGACGCTTGCGACGGGCGCACCGGTTCTGCCGGACATCACCGGCGTGCTCGACTGCCGGGTGGACGAGGTGATCGAGCGTTACGGCGTCTACCTCGTCGTCGGTCGGATCGTCGCCTTTGAGAACTTCAAGGACCAGCGTCCGTTGGTTCACTATCAGGGACAGGTGCTCACATGA
- a CDS encoding MFS transporter: MKQELVQSARDRTIGLLMVGSFATGANIRLMDTVLPQVALGFDVSIGLAAQIVTAYALGYGLMQIGLGIAGDRFGKIRLVTVLCFASVIACLMAAAAQTLGQLTLARFLCGAATSAMIPVSLAWVGDMVPYEDRAVVLARYASGGIFGMIAGQIAGGLLTEYWDWRAGLVLVALAYLVAGSGLLASLRRDPMMAARPVQAGQRLPAVSAIAAMLRRPWSRVVLASVFLEGVTIFASITFVGVEMRARFGSGYATIGAMLAFFAVGGMVYTTNVRRIVPRISQPLLVLTGATIAAAGMLAFAFTPTLLLVPAAIALVGFGAYMLHNTLQTFATQLLPEARATGFSMFATLYFLSQSLGVAVAALFVDSSGAAPIFIVSALLALAFGIWFRFVGAQSMPTTAQ; this comes from the coding sequence ATGAAGCAGGAACTGGTGCAGAGCGCGCGCGACCGGACCATCGGCCTGCTGATGGTCGGAAGCTTCGCCACGGGGGCGAACATCCGGCTGATGGACACGGTACTTCCCCAGGTCGCGCTGGGGTTCGACGTGTCCATCGGTCTCGCTGCCCAGATCGTCACGGCCTATGCGCTCGGTTATGGCCTGATGCAGATCGGCCTGGGCATCGCGGGCGATCGTTTCGGCAAGATCAGGCTGGTGACGGTCCTCTGCTTCGCCAGCGTGATTGCGTGCCTGATGGCGGCCGCCGCGCAGACCCTGGGCCAGCTGACCTTGGCGCGTTTTCTCTGCGGCGCGGCGACATCGGCCATGATCCCCGTATCGCTTGCCTGGGTCGGCGACATGGTCCCATACGAGGATCGCGCCGTCGTCCTGGCACGATACGCGAGCGGCGGCATCTTCGGCATGATCGCGGGACAGATCGCCGGCGGACTGCTGACCGAATACTGGGATTGGCGGGCCGGCCTGGTCTTGGTGGCTCTGGCCTATCTCGTGGCCGGAAGCGGACTTCTTGCCAGCCTCAGGCGCGATCCGATGATGGCCGCCAGGCCCGTGCAGGCGGGTCAGCGCCTTCCGGCTGTCTCTGCGATCGCCGCCATGCTCCGGCGGCCATGGTCGCGCGTGGTCCTCGCCTCGGTGTTCCTCGAAGGCGTCACCATCTTCGCATCGATCACCTTCGTCGGCGTCGAGATGCGTGCGCGTTTCGGGTCGGGTTACGCCACCATCGGCGCCATGCTCGCCTTTTTCGCCGTCGGCGGCATGGTCTACACGACGAATGTCCGGCGCATCGTGCCCCGCATCTCGCAGCCATTGCTGGTGCTGACGGGTGCGACGATTGCGGCGGCGGGAATGCTTGCCTTCGCCTTCACGCCGACGCTCTTGCTCGTGCCGGCCGCGATCGCTCTTGTCGGCTTCGGCGCCTACATGCTCCACAACACGCTGCAGACGTTCGCCACGCAACTCCTGCCGGAGGCGCGCGCCACCGGCTTCTCCATGTTCGCGACACTCTACTTCCTGTCCCAGTCGCTCGGAGTGGCCGTCGCCGCCCTCTTCGTCGACAGTTCAGGGGCAGCGCCGATATTCATCGTCTCGGCCTTGCTGGCGCTCGCATTCGGCATCTGGTTCCGCTTCGTCGGAGCACAGTCGATGCCGACAACGGCGCAGTGA